A region of Chrysiogenia bacterium DNA encodes the following proteins:
- a CDS encoding homoserine dehydrogenase — translation VPAGVKVAASPAELACDESVDIVIELIGGLDAAREGILAAIEAGKPVITANKHLLAVQGDEIFEKAEAKGVSVGFEAAVAGGIPILNAIRAGIGGDEITSVRGIMNGTANYILTEMAEKGLAFDTVLRAAQEAGYAEADPTFDIEGIDAAHKLAILAGMAFGTKVNFGDVYTEGISHVTPEDIFYAERFGYDIKLLGIAAKVNGEIELRVHPVMLRREELLGQIDGPINAVEIESAAIGSTLYTGPGAGGPATAGAVVSDLVRIARGLGDVGSRPLPPRLVSESELASIPVRPIGEIREAYYLRFTVKDQAGVLARIATELGEMGISIAQVLQPATARDAVPVIIMTHHCREADLMPAIAKLDATDIVLAPTVVIRIQDENL, via the coding sequence CGTTCCGGCGGGCGTGAAGGTTGCGGCGAGCCCGGCCGAGCTCGCGTGCGATGAGAGCGTGGACATCGTCATCGAGCTGATCGGCGGCCTGGACGCCGCGCGCGAGGGCATCCTTGCCGCCATTGAAGCCGGCAAGCCGGTGATTACGGCCAACAAACACCTGCTGGCCGTGCAGGGCGACGAAATTTTCGAGAAGGCAGAGGCCAAAGGGGTCTCGGTCGGCTTCGAGGCCGCGGTTGCCGGCGGCATCCCGATTCTCAACGCCATTCGCGCCGGCATCGGCGGCGACGAGATCACCTCCGTGCGCGGGATCATGAACGGCACGGCGAACTACATCCTCACGGAAATGGCCGAGAAGGGCCTGGCCTTCGACACGGTGCTGCGCGCCGCGCAGGAAGCCGGCTACGCAGAGGCCGACCCAACTTTCGACATCGAGGGCATCGACGCCGCCCACAAGCTGGCCATCCTTGCCGGGATGGCCTTCGGGACGAAGGTGAATTTCGGCGACGTCTACACCGAGGGAATTTCCCATGTGACGCCCGAAGACATCTTCTACGCCGAGCGCTTCGGCTACGACATCAAGCTGCTGGGCATTGCCGCGAAGGTGAACGGCGAGATCGAGCTGCGCGTGCATCCGGTGATGCTGCGTCGCGAAGAACTGCTCGGCCAGATCGACGGCCCGATCAACGCGGTCGAGATCGAGAGCGCCGCCATTGGCTCAACGCTCTACACCGGTCCCGGCGCCGGTGGTCCCGCCACGGCGGGTGCGGTGGTCTCCGATCTGGTACGCATTGCCCGCGGGCTCGGGGACGTCGGCTCGCGCCCGCTCCCCCCGCGCCTTGTCTCGGAGAGCGAGCTGGCGAGCATCCCCGTGCGTCCAATCGGTGAGATTCGCGAGGCCTACTACCTGCGCTTTACGGTGAAGGACCAGGCCGGCGTGCTTGCGCGCATCGCCACGGAGCTCGGCGAGATGGGCATCTCCATCGCCCAGGTGCTCCAGCCCGCCACGGCGCGCGACGCGGTGCCGGTCATCATCATGACCCACCACTGCCGCGAGGCCGACCTCATGCCGGCGATTGCCAAGCTCGATGCGACCGACATCGTGCTCGCGCCGACGGTCGTCATCCGCATTCAGGACGAGAACCTGTAA
- a CDS encoding rhodanese-like domain-containing protein produces MAISDVVCAEAERLMREEGYAYLDVRSVPEFEAGHPAGAYNIPVMEPGPAGMQPNPSFLASVQGAFEKDAKIVLGCQAGGRSLRACNILHEAGFTNVKNVAGGFGGGQDSQGNPADGWHASGLPVANKPEEGRHYNALKK; encoded by the coding sequence ATGGCCATTTCCGACGTCGTTTGCGCCGAAGCAGAGCGCCTCATGCGCGAGGAGGGCTACGCCTACCTCGACGTGCGCAGCGTCCCCGAGTTCGAGGCCGGCCACCCCGCCGGCGCCTACAACATTCCCGTGATGGAACCCGGCCCGGCCGGGATGCAGCCCAACCCCAGCTTCCTTGCCAGTGTGCAGGGCGCGTTCGAGAAGGACGCGAAGATCGTGCTCGGCTGTCAGGCAGGCGGCCGCAGCCTGCGCGCCTGCAACATCCTGCACGAGGCGGGCTTCACCAACGTCAAGAACGTCGCCGGCGGATTCGGCGGCGGACAGGACTCCCAGGGCAACCCGGCCGACGGCTGGCACGCCTCGGGCCTTCCGGTCGCCAACAAACCCGAAGAAGGCCGACACTACAACGCATTGAAGAAGTAG
- a CDS encoding universal stress protein: protein GIPHSLRAVRGRPGPVIEEAAEDADLLVVAGTARPLSRRLEIRSTTLRAALTSQRSVLVLQRGGFSTSDWLVPYDGSEASKRALTVALRLAGRDGREITALLPAGNNQALREEVLAALPESGVRAQFITISPSSAEALAALLRRVPRGTLVLGAGSALLDGESADRLIAAAPGAVLLVRGG, encoded by the coding sequence GGAATCCCCCATTCGCTTCGCGCCGTGCGCGGCCGCCCGGGCCCTGTGATCGAGGAAGCGGCCGAGGACGCCGACCTGCTCGTCGTGGCGGGCACTGCCCGCCCGCTCTCGCGGCGGTTGGAAATCCGCTCCACCACTCTGCGTGCAGCGCTCACCTCGCAGCGCTCGGTCCTCGTGCTTCAGCGCGGGGGTTTTTCGACCAGCGACTGGCTGGTGCCCTACGACGGGTCCGAGGCGAGTAAGCGCGCGCTGACCGTGGCGCTGCGCCTGGCCGGGCGCGACGGGCGCGAGATCACCGCGCTCCTGCCGGCCGGGAACAATCAGGCCCTGCGCGAGGAAGTCCTTGCCGCACTTCCCGAGTCGGGCGTGCGCGCCCAGTTCATCACCATCTCACCGTCCAGCGCCGAGGCCCTGGCCGCGCTGTTGCGCCGCGTGCCGCGCGGGACGCTGGTACTGGGCGCGGGTTCCGCGCTCCTTGATGGCGAAAGTGCCGACCGCCTCATCGCCGCCGCACCGGGAGCCGTGCTGCTCGTGCGCGGTGGCTGA